ACAGCTTTTTCTTCTGGCAGTCATGAAGAAAAAGCTGTTGTGGATTTCAGTCGAACCGTTTGCCATTGATGATGACATAACCCGGAATATCCCAGGAACCACCAGTGCCTTTATGTGTCCAGTCGATCCCCTGACGGCGGGGAGAGTCATAATAATAGCGTCCTACAATGTCCGCCATGTCGCCATCCCGCACCCACGGCCATTCCGGTGCGTTGATCTCGTCGAGGTTGCTGACAACGCGGATTGAAATTCCCTGTCCGACATTCACGTAAAAATAGCCATGCCAGCCACTGCGTGTATGTTTGGCTTTTTCTGAAACAGCTACAACCTGTCCACAGATATGAACAGGAACATCCTGTTTCTGTCCGCCGTTCTCGAAAGCCTGCTGAGCCTGAACGAAGCTGCTGTTATCGCAGGTGGATGAGACACTTCGTGCGAAAGATGATGTGCCGCCAAGTGTCAATGCCAAAAAGAGTCCAGCGATAAGTGAACCTGACGGTCTGGATAATGCGATCATGAAAGTCCTCTTGTGACCATTGGATGAAGCGTATGGACATTGTTGTGCCCGTTGATGGCGCAGATGAGGCGGCATGTATGGCATGGAGGTTTTTTAACCCACGCCGAGACGAGTGGTGGCGAAGTAGCGATCCACTGCATCCCGCATGGCGCCAGCCACCATGGCTCTATGGCCTGCCTGTCGGAGTGCGGCCTCATCACTGCGGTTGGACATGAACCCCATTTCCACGAGTACTGAGGGAATGTCCGCCGCTTTGAGAACAACGAAAGCGGCGTGACGGTGTGGATGCGACAGCAGCGAAAGACGCGACTGGAAGGACGAGACAACCTGATTGGCAATATGAGTGGATCCCCGGCGTGTTTCTTCCGAAACCAGACTGGCCAGTATCTGTTGCACTTCCGGGGACGTTGCGTGGACATGCGGGCCACCAAAGAGATCGGCGCTGTTCTCGCTCTGGGCAATCATGGCTGTCTGTGAATCTGATGCGGCTCCGGCAAGCGTGTAGACACTCGCACCTCGTACGGTCGGGTCGTGCAGCGCATCGGCATGCATGGAAATGAACAGGGAGGCTTTGTGTGCCTGCGCCATCTCCACTCTGCCTTCCAGTGGGATGAAGCGGTCGCTGGACCGGGTCAACGCGACACGGTAGCGTCCTGTCGCCAGTAATTGCCGCTCCAGTTCTGCGGCTGCGGCCTCCGACACATGCTTCTCATACGTCCCCGAATAGCCGATGGCTCCCGGGTCTTTGCCGCCATGGCCAGGGTCCAGCATGACGAGCGGCGGCGGCGGTGCGGCCCCTCTGATAATGGCAGGCGCGTGTACCG
The Acetobacter aceti genome window above contains:
- a CDS encoding DUF3465 domain-containing protein, which gives rise to MIALSRPSGSLIAGLFLALTLGGTSSFARSVSSTCDNSSFVQAQQAFENGGQKQDVPVHICGQVVAVSEKAKHTRSGWHGYFYVNVGQGISIRVVSNLDEINAPEWPWVRDGDMADIVGRYYYDSPRRQGIDWTHKGTGGSWDIPGYVIINGKRFD
- a CDS encoding N-acetylmuramoyl-L-alanine amidase, which translates into the protein MAQNLDNGDKLPNDPILPGNSFRQGCAAKAADPLPASATSGLMGVSLHRRTALIASLAPLLSEVAFARTGTGAHTSASSHLHNTVHAPAIIRGAAPPPPLVMLDPGHGGKDPGAIGYSGTYEKHVSEAAAAELERQLLATGRYRVALTRSSDRFIPLEGRVEMAQAHKASLFISMHADALHDPTVRGASVYTLAGAASDSQTAMIAQSENSADLFGGPHVHATSPEVQQILASLVSEETRRGSTHIANQVVSSFQSRLSLLSHPHRHAAFVVLKAADIPSVLVEMGFMSNRSDEAALRQAGHRAMVAGAMRDAVDRYFATTRLGVG